The Shewanella sp. KX20019 genome window below encodes:
- a CDS encoding site-2 protease family protein, with product MELLKIDCLGKPLRLEGSMAGWQQLFWGDTLVSVIQASAENEGLKSHTFELSTATPTATTATTATTADTIEIQQHTLEIILETDLTWQPFLIDYRLLHNGQLISSGQRNSKDIEQQVPTVAVAEKKQFSVVGLASLGFKLLKSAKVIKVVLAGASVAAYSWLFSFQFALALIACLVFHEYGHIRAMKHFGMKTKGIYLIPFMGGLALSDEKINTRWQDVVISIMGPTFGLLMSIAALIAYWVTGNIFFAGLAAFNALLNLFNLLPILPLDGGHILKSISFSMNSVMGLVACIAGAAIGVYISYTLGLALLGFLLLIGSAEIVFEWKTRHQSHLLPLDRYGQIFSAVWYFLTVGALIGIIWYFAGSGDDMLALPLQILQS from the coding sequence GTGGAATTATTGAAAATTGACTGCCTTGGGAAGCCACTTCGCTTAGAGGGCTCTATGGCAGGTTGGCAGCAACTCTTTTGGGGCGATACCTTAGTCTCAGTTATCCAAGCAAGCGCTGAGAATGAAGGCTTAAAAAGTCATACTTTTGAACTTAGTACTGCCACCCCTACAGCGACAACAGCGACAACAGCTACAACAGCCGATACGATTGAAATCCAGCAGCACACCCTAGAGATCATCTTAGAAACCGATCTGACTTGGCAGCCTTTTCTCATCGACTATCGCCTACTGCACAACGGACAGCTTATCAGTAGTGGCCAACGGAACAGTAAAGATATTGAACAGCAAGTACCAACTGTCGCCGTGGCAGAGAAAAAGCAATTTAGTGTGGTTGGCTTAGCGTCTTTAGGCTTCAAACTATTAAAGAGCGCCAAAGTAATTAAGGTCGTTCTGGCAGGTGCCAGTGTTGCCGCATATTCTTGGTTATTTTCGTTTCAGTTTGCACTGGCACTCATCGCTTGTTTGGTATTTCACGAATATGGCCATATCCGTGCAATGAAGCACTTTGGCATGAAAACCAAGGGAATTTACCTCATCCCCTTCATGGGTGGTTTAGCCTTAAGCGATGAAAAGATTAATACCCGCTGGCAAGATGTAGTGATCTCGATTATGGGGCCCACCTTTGGGCTGCTAATGTCGATAGCGGCGCTAATCGCCTATTGGGTTACTGGCAATATCTTCTTCGCCGGCCTTGCCGCATTCAATGCCCTACTTAACCTATTTAATCTACTGCCGATATTGCCATTAGATGGTGGCCATATTCTCAAGAGTATTAGCTTTTCAATGAACAGTGTGATGGGGCTTGTTGCCTGTATTGCAGGCGCGGCTATTGGCGTTTACATCAGCTACACCCTAGGGTTGGCTTTGCTTGGTTTCTTACTGCTTATTGGCAGTGCTGAGATAGTGTTTGAGTGGAAGACCCGTCATCAGAGTCACCTATTACCGCTGGATCGCTACGGGCAGATTTTTTCCGCGGTTTGGTACTTTCTGACGGTGGGCGCCTTAATCGGTATTATTTGGTATTTTGCAGGCAGTGGTGATGACATGCTGGCACTGCCTTTACAGATCCTACAAAGTTAA
- a CDS encoding DUF342 domain-containing protein: MLHPELIELSTDGENAELTLVPNTHAPILEQDLLELLALPIFCKLKPLQESINKAVVQVNQLCGQEDGQSALLYTIAQRQDASISFAISDDKMQVSMTLTAAYGGQDITLKDILQNLKIQQVKLGLSKAKIDLSLAQFASLQPGEQCCNTIAQGRAAIHGKAAKLERKVMLARERLLQPQENSDGSVDMRNLGAVIMVKPGNALILKHPATTGVDGYNVYGDKLLAKPGKDLKLVAGDGTKFCENNPHLLIADVAGQPVETKQGMQVDDLLQIKNVNVGYGHVDFKGSVLITGDVGEGMKVKSSGDITVMGFVDSATLNAQGDITVSKGVIGRQLKDNALSTTLKAQGQISAQFVQYSNLEASGNILVTKQLLHSHAKTKQQLIVCDASGRRGDLVGGKVEVDKGLKVVAIGATAGTKTEIFCAMHINEFKQNLIQLKDSIKSMMVAIANIDGQLGNLPPKAQWQDDEMMVEQVTVMLEEKRRIVSTKQQEQAEFESIQQELTNYYKNYRVDALKHVFTNIEIHIGKAFNRTQRDHGPCRITNINQEIDFDYSAKK, encoded by the coding sequence ATGCTGCACCCTGAACTCATCGAGCTAAGTACGGACGGCGAAAATGCCGAGTTAACGCTAGTCCCTAACACTCATGCCCCTATCCTTGAACAGGATTTGCTTGAGCTTCTTGCGCTGCCTATTTTTTGCAAGCTAAAGCCACTCCAAGAATCCATCAATAAAGCCGTTGTTCAAGTTAATCAGCTTTGTGGTCAAGAAGATGGCCAATCAGCACTGCTGTATACCATTGCACAACGCCAAGATGCCAGCATCAGTTTTGCGATATCTGATGACAAGATGCAAGTATCGATGACCCTAACCGCAGCCTATGGCGGTCAAGATATAACCCTCAAAGATATTTTACAAAACTTAAAAATACAGCAAGTTAAACTTGGTCTCAGCAAAGCCAAAATTGATCTTTCACTAGCACAGTTTGCCTCACTGCAACCGGGTGAGCAGTGCTGCAATACAATAGCCCAAGGAAGAGCTGCGATTCACGGTAAAGCCGCCAAACTGGAGCGGAAAGTCATGCTGGCTCGCGAGCGACTATTACAGCCGCAAGAAAATAGCGACGGCAGTGTCGACATGCGGAACCTGGGTGCCGTGATCATGGTAAAGCCAGGCAATGCGCTCATATTAAAGCACCCGGCAACCACCGGCGTTGATGGCTACAATGTTTATGGTGACAAGCTGCTTGCCAAGCCAGGCAAAGATCTTAAGCTTGTTGCTGGCGACGGTACAAAGTTTTGCGAGAACAACCCTCATCTATTAATCGCAGACGTTGCAGGCCAGCCGGTCGAAACAAAGCAAGGCATGCAGGTCGACGATCTGCTGCAGATAAAAAATGTCAATGTTGGCTACGGTCACGTCGACTTTAAAGGCAGCGTGTTGATCACTGGCGATGTCGGCGAGGGCATGAAGGTAAAAAGCTCTGGCGATATCACTGTGATGGGGTTTGTCGACTCGGCAACACTAAATGCTCAAGGTGATATTACCGTCAGCAAAGGTGTTATTGGTCGGCAACTAAAAGACAATGCCCTTTCCACGACCCTCAAAGCACAAGGTCAGATCAGCGCCCAGTTTGTGCAATATTCAAACCTTGAAGCTAGCGGTAATATCTTGGTGACTAAGCAATTGCTTCATAGCCATGCTAAGACTAAACAACAGCTGATAGTCTGTGACGCTAGCGGCCGTCGTGGTGATTTGGTCGGCGGAAAAGTAGAGGTCGATAAGGGCTTAAAAGTGGTGGCGATTGGTGCCACTGCAGGTACTAAAACTGAAATATTCTGTGCCATGCATATCAATGAGTTCAAGCAGAATTTAATTCAACTTAAAGACAGCATTAAATCGATGATGGTTGCTATCGCAAACATTGACGGGCAACTAGGAAATCTCCCGCCAAAGGCTCAGTGGCAAGACGATGAGATGATGGTAGAACAAGTGACTGTGATGCTTGAGGAAAAACGACGAATTGTCTCTACCAAGCAACAGGAGCAAGCTGAGTTTGAATCTATTCAGCAAGAGCTTACAAATTACTATAAAAACTATCGAGTCGATGCCTTAAAGCACGTTTTTACCAATATCGAGATCCATATTGGCAAGGCGTTTAACCGCACACAACGAGACCACGGCCCTTGTAGGATCACCAATATCAATCAAGAGATCGACTTTGATTACAGTGCAAAAAAGTAG
- a CDS encoding methyltransferase: MLTNASQALLRNSDLVNGQSVLVLNYEGDILPKALLDSASSVSALALDFHHHLIMQPHTASNLQLFFGHQLPNQDCFDSVIVYFPKAKALAPYLFNLAAKHLKPQGQLIVVGENKGGVKSLPKLLPDYFDKAFKADNARHCIVFTSELNRQAPEIKMQDWYSKYQLQTPQGEITICNMVGVFSEKRLDDGTKLLLENLPKMRGTVLDFGCGAGVIAAALLTAQPELKLECVDINAMALASCELTLQANGLNADVFASDGMAQTSKTYDGIISNPPFHDGLNRLTTIATDFVKASAANLSKGGLFNIVANRHLPYSDCIAENFGCVNVNAENNRYKIYSNIKR, from the coding sequence ATGCTAACCAACGCTTCGCAAGCCCTTCTTAGAAACAGTGACTTAGTTAATGGCCAATCTGTATTAGTACTTAATTATGAAGGCGATATTTTGCCTAAAGCACTATTAGACAGCGCATCTAGCGTCAGCGCTTTAGCCTTAGATTTTCATCACCACCTAATAATGCAACCCCATACAGCAAGTAATTTACAGTTGTTTTTCGGCCATCAACTGCCAAACCAAGACTGCTTTGATAGCGTTATTGTTTATTTCCCTAAGGCCAAAGCGTTGGCGCCTTACCTATTTAACCTTGCCGCTAAGCATCTTAAACCACAGGGGCAATTGATTGTGGTTGGAGAAAACAAAGGTGGAGTTAAATCTCTCCCCAAGTTATTGCCAGACTACTTTGATAAAGCTTTCAAAGCAGATAATGCTCGCCACTGTATTGTATTTACCAGCGAGCTAAACCGCCAAGCTCCAGAGATAAAGATGCAAGATTGGTACAGCAAATATCAACTGCAAACACCGCAAGGTGAAATCACTATCTGCAATATGGTCGGGGTATTTAGTGAGAAGAGGCTCGACGACGGTACCAAACTGTTACTCGAAAATCTGCCGAAGATGCGTGGAACCGTGCTTGATTTTGGTTGTGGAGCTGGCGTTATAGCCGCTGCACTGTTAACCGCGCAACCAGAGCTAAAACTTGAATGTGTCGATATCAACGCAATGGCGCTGGCATCTTGCGAGCTCACTTTACAGGCCAACGGGCTTAACGCAGATGTGTTTGCATCAGACGGTATGGCACAAACAAGCAAAACTTACGACGGTATTATCTCTAACCCACCGTTTCATGACGGATTAAATCGCCTCACCACTATCGCGACTGATTTTGTTAAAGCCAGTGCAGCGAATTTATCCAAAGGGGGATTGTTTAATATCGTGGCTAATCGACACCTGCCCTACTCTGACTGTATTGCTGAAAACTTCGGCTGTGTTAACGTTAATGCGGAGAACAACAGGTACAAAATTTACTCCAACATAAAACGCTAA
- a CDS encoding alkaline phosphatase, translating into MTFRNTFTWVLSALAVLPLYASANIDIQQAPSRPKNMIIMVGDGMGPAYTSAYRYFQDNPDTEEIEQTVFDRLLVGMASTYPARESGYVTDSAASATALATGVKSYNGAISVDINKRPLTTIMQMAKARGMSTGVAVTSQVNHATPAAFLTHNESRRNYQAIAADMLKSDADVILGGGQKYFSEALLNQFNAKGYQHITQLTQLDSITKPKVLGLFADVQLPWVIDDSDANTLSKLTQKSLDLLSQNEKGFVLLVEGSLIDWAGHNNDIATAMAEMHGFANAIEVVEQYIRQHPDTLLVVTADHNTGGLSIGANGEYLWDTQLLKGVNASPATIATQAIAVDDWQVGVNQLLGFEVNNTELQQLSNARMQGKNALEVALKKLIDTRSFTGWTTSGHTGGDVQVFAMGPAADLFKGNQDNTHIAEKMMSLLPKVN; encoded by the coding sequence ATGACTTTTAGAAACACCTTTACTTGGGTCCTTAGTGCCCTTGCTGTATTGCCACTTTATGCCAGCGCGAATATTGATATTCAACAGGCGCCATCGCGCCCTAAGAATATGATCATCATGGTTGGTGACGGCATGGGGCCAGCTTACACCAGTGCCTATCGTTACTTTCAGGACAACCCTGATACTGAAGAGATCGAGCAAACAGTATTTGATCGCTTGCTTGTGGGGATGGCGTCAACCTATCCAGCAAGAGAAAGCGGTTACGTCACCGATTCTGCGGCATCTGCTACTGCACTCGCCACTGGGGTTAAGAGCTACAATGGTGCTATCTCTGTCGACATCAATAAACGCCCTTTGACTACCATCATGCAGATGGCAAAAGCGCGTGGCATGTCTACCGGCGTAGCAGTAACATCTCAAGTTAACCATGCGACCCCTGCCGCCTTTTTAACCCACAACGAAAGCCGACGAAATTACCAAGCTATTGCAGCAGATATGCTTAAATCTGATGCGGACGTGATCTTAGGTGGTGGGCAAAAGTACTTCTCTGAAGCACTGTTGAACCAATTTAATGCAAAAGGTTACCAACACATCACTCAGCTCACGCAGCTCGACAGTATTACCAAGCCTAAAGTGCTCGGACTCTTTGCTGACGTTCAACTCCCATGGGTGATCGACGACAGCGATGCAAACACCCTAAGTAAACTAACGCAGAAGTCATTAGATCTGCTTTCTCAAAATGAAAAAGGCTTTGTGTTACTCGTTGAGGGAAGTTTGATCGACTGGGCTGGGCACAACAATGATATCGCCACTGCAATGGCTGAAATGCATGGTTTTGCTAATGCTATTGAAGTGGTTGAGCAGTATATTCGTCAGCACCCAGACACCCTGTTAGTGGTCACTGCAGATCATAATACTGGCGGTTTATCTATCGGTGCGAACGGCGAATACCTATGGGACACTCAACTACTAAAAGGCGTCAACGCCAGCCCTGCTACCATCGCGACCCAAGCTATTGCAGTTGATGATTGGCAGGTAGGTGTAAACCAACTGCTTGGATTTGAAGTGAATAATACCGAATTACAGCAACTGAGCAATGCCCGCATGCAGGGGAAAAATGCATTAGAAGTCGCACTCAAAAAACTGATTGATACACGCAGTTTTACCGGTTGGACCACCAGTGGCCATACCGGTGGTGATGTACAAGTATTTGCTATGGGACCTGCTGCAGACCTGTTTAAAGGCAATCAAGACAACACTCACATCGCTGAAAAAATGATGAGTTTACTGCCTAAAGTAAACTAG
- the gshB gene encoding glutathione synthase, with amino-acid sequence MIKLGIVMDPISDINIKKDSSFAMLMAAQSRGYQLFYMEMNDLAMVNGQAMATMRALTVKEDPQDFYQLEEAIDTPLADLDVILMRKDPPFDTEFIYATYMLERAEEQGVLIVNKPQSLRDANEKLFTAWFSEFTPETVVTRDEQRIRAFHKEKGDIILKPLDGMGGSSIFRVKKNDPNLGVIIETLTNEGQQYAMVQAFIPDITAGDKRILVVDGEPVPYSLARIPQKGETRGNLAAGGRGVAQPLSESDWHIARTLGPELKKRGLIFVGLDVIGDKLTEINVTSPTCIKEIEAAFEVDITGMLMDSIEARINK; translated from the coding sequence ATGATAAAACTCGGTATCGTGATGGATCCCATCAGCGACATAAACATCAAAAAAGATTCAAGCTTCGCCATGTTAATGGCGGCGCAGTCCCGTGGTTACCAGCTGTTTTACATGGAGATGAATGATTTAGCCATGGTAAATGGCCAAGCAATGGCAACTATGCGTGCACTCACGGTAAAAGAAGATCCGCAGGACTTTTATCAACTAGAAGAAGCTATTGATACACCACTAGCCGATCTAGACGTTATTCTAATGCGTAAAGACCCGCCGTTTGATACTGAGTTTATTTACGCCACTTATATGCTTGAACGCGCTGAAGAGCAAGGCGTGCTTATCGTCAATAAGCCACAAAGCTTACGTGATGCTAACGAGAAACTGTTTACCGCCTGGTTCTCTGAGTTCACTCCAGAAACCGTGGTTACCCGTGATGAGCAGCGCATTCGCGCTTTCCACAAAGAGAAAGGCGACATCATTCTAAAACCACTCGATGGTATGGGTGGCAGCTCTATTTTTAGAGTCAAAAAGAATGATCCAAACCTTGGGGTGATTATCGAAACACTGACTAACGAAGGCCAGCAATATGCAATGGTGCAAGCTTTCATTCCGGATATTACCGCAGGTGACAAACGCATTTTAGTGGTCGACGGTGAACCAGTGCCTTATTCATTAGCGCGTATTCCGCAAAAAGGCGAAACACGAGGCAATTTGGCCGCTGGCGGACGCGGTGTCGCCCAGCCACTATCGGAATCTGATTGGCATATTGCCCGCACGCTTGGTCCTGAGCTTAAAAAACGTGGCCTGATTTTTGTTGGACTTGACGTTATCGGCGACAAACTTACTGAGATAAATGTCACCAGCCCAACCTGTATTAAAGAGATTGAAGCCGCTTTTGAAGTGGATATCACCGGCATGTTGATGGATTCTATCGAAGCTAGAATCAACAAATAA
- the rsmE gene encoding 16S rRNA (uracil(1498)-N(3))-methyltransferase gives MRVPRIYQASSLAIEETVSLHEEAAGHVGRVLRMAAGDQVCLFNGDGSNYLAEIISASKKNVAVKVLSCENNDSESPLHLHLGQVISRGDRMDFTIQKSVELGVNTITPLFSERCGVKLSGERLEKKIQQWQKIVVSACEQSGRSVVPVIRPAMQLMDWCAEETTSLKLNLHPRASHGVNGLSLPNNRVRLVIGPEGGLSATEITMTETHKFTDVLLGPRVLRTETAALTTISALQLRFGDIG, from the coding sequence ATGAGAGTACCAAGAATTTACCAGGCCTCTTCACTGGCTATTGAAGAAACTGTATCACTTCACGAGGAAGCAGCCGGACACGTCGGCCGCGTACTAAGAATGGCAGCGGGTGATCAAGTCTGTTTATTTAACGGCGATGGTAGTAATTATTTAGCGGAGATCATCAGCGCAAGTAAGAAAAATGTCGCTGTGAAGGTCCTATCCTGTGAAAATAATGACAGTGAGTCACCACTGCACCTGCATTTAGGTCAGGTAATTTCTCGCGGCGACAGAATGGACTTTACCATTCAAAAATCTGTCGAACTGGGTGTGAATACCATTACACCACTATTTTCAGAGCGCTGTGGAGTCAAGCTGAGCGGCGAACGCCTAGAGAAAAAAATCCAGCAATGGCAAAAAATTGTTGTTAGCGCCTGTGAACAATCAGGGCGCAGCGTGGTACCCGTGATCCGCCCTGCTATGCAGCTAATGGATTGGTGTGCAGAGGAGACAACATCGCTTAAACTTAATCTTCACCCAAGAGCCTCCCATGGCGTTAACGGTTTAAGCTTGCCAAATAACAGAGTGAGATTGGTCATTGGTCCTGAAGGTGGTTTATCGGCCACTGAAATCACCATGACCGAAACCCATAAATTTACCGATGTCCTGCTTGGCCCAAGAGTACTGCGCACCGAAACCGCTGCGCTTACAACAATCAGTGCCTTACAGCTTAGATTTGGCGATATTGGATAA
- a CDS encoding endonuclease, with the protein MWFTPLPSYALAKHPTSFSQAKRLAKELYIESLPITSFYCGCDINIEGKKWRTDLSRCGYQVRKQQKRAARIEWEHIVPAWEFGHQRQCWQQGGRKNCGKNDKLFKKMESDLHNLVPAIGEVNGDRSNYRFSQWNAKPEQYGQCKMSVDFKGRKAEPPSYTRGRIARTYLYMQSAYALQISSSQLKLFKAWDKSYPVDTIECKRDQEIAKVQGNHNPLVQAQCQQLVSATNIAE; encoded by the coding sequence ATGTGGTTCACGCCGCTGCCTAGTTATGCTTTAGCAAAACATCCCACCAGTTTCAGCCAAGCAAAAAGACTGGCGAAAGAACTTTATATAGAGTCACTGCCAATAACTAGTTTCTATTGTGGTTGTGACATCAACATTGAAGGTAAAAAGTGGCGCACAGATTTAAGTCGTTGCGGCTATCAAGTGCGTAAGCAGCAAAAAAGAGCAGCGAGAATAGAGTGGGAACATATCGTTCCAGCGTGGGAGTTTGGCCATCAACGCCAATGCTGGCAGCAAGGCGGCCGCAAAAACTGTGGCAAGAACGACAAGCTATTTAAAAAAATGGAATCCGATCTGCATAACCTAGTACCCGCTATTGGTGAAGTTAATGGCGATCGCAGTAATTATCGATTTAGTCAGTGGAACGCCAAACCTGAGCAGTACGGCCAGTGTAAAATGAGCGTTGATTTTAAGGGCCGCAAGGCCGAGCCACCCAGTTACACTCGTGGCAGAATAGCTCGCACTTACCTTTATATGCAAAGTGCTTATGCATTGCAAATATCCAGTAGCCAATTAAAGTTATTTAAAGCATGGGATAAAAGCTATCCAGTTGATACTATTGAGTGCAAACGAGATCAAGAAATTGCCAAGGTACAGGGTAACCACAATCCCCTTGTGCAAGCTCAATGTCAGCAGCTAGTCTCAGCAACAAACATCGCAGAATAA
- a CDS encoding SprT family zinc-dependent metalloprotease: MLANKAINHPTVIFSDPLQQSIASQVEHCYQLAETQLGQKFPRPEINFKLRGKSAGTAHLQLNKLRFNPLLLNDNQQAFIDDVVPHEICHLLSFQLHGRVKPHGIEWQRLMRQLYNRQPRTTHSFNTQSVEGKTFEYLCGCGSVNLSIRRHNKVVRGDTQYRCRKCGHNLRSLLDK, translated from the coding sequence ATGTTAGCCAACAAAGCTATCAACCACCCAACGGTGATTTTTTCCGATCCGCTACAGCAAAGTATCGCTAGCCAAGTAGAACACTGTTATCAGCTTGCAGAAACCCAATTAGGACAGAAATTCCCACGGCCTGAAATCAACTTTAAGCTGCGTGGTAAGAGTGCTGGTACGGCGCATTTACAACTCAATAAGCTACGTTTTAATCCACTGCTGCTAAATGACAACCAACAAGCTTTTATTGACGACGTTGTACCACATGAGATCTGCCACCTTTTGAGTTTCCAGCTCCATGGCAGAGTAAAACCCCACGGCATTGAGTGGCAACGTTTAATGCGGCAGCTTTATAATCGCCAGCCTCGCACCACTCACAGCTTTAATACCCAATCTGTTGAGGGTAAAACCTTCGAATATCTTTGTGGTTGTGGCAGCGTGAACCTCAGCATTCGTCGTCACAATAAAGTTGTACGCGGCGACACCCAATACCGCTGCCGAAAATGTGGCCATAATCTTCGATCTTTATTGGACAAGTAA
- the blaOXA gene encoding class D beta-lactamase: MARVFLLGLLLVLAAMALIVNANDQSSDEVLLASVMGEPQQTSDWDSIFSAEDVNGVLVLFNAEKQQLLTNDLLRGQTGFIPASTFKIANGLIALELTVVNDAEDQYLWDKQQHSFKAWNQDHTFASAFKFSVVPIFQRIAADIGKQRMANMLVSLGYGNATMGGELDSFWLEGGLRISAMEQIQFLQRLHAETLPLSLRSQQIMQQVMLTESAEDYAIYAKTGFGNKGEAYIGWWVGWVEKDGSTVFFALNLDLANIQQAHLRQKIVKQILQVEQVI; this comes from the coding sequence ATGGCTAGGGTATTTCTACTGGGATTGTTGCTTGTGCTAGCTGCAATGGCGTTAATTGTTAACGCTAATGATCAGAGTTCTGATGAAGTATTGTTAGCTTCGGTGATGGGCGAGCCGCAGCAAACAAGTGATTGGGACTCGATCTTTAGTGCAGAGGATGTTAATGGGGTATTGGTGTTATTTAACGCTGAAAAACAACAGTTATTAACCAATGATTTGTTAAGGGGACAAACTGGGTTCATTCCGGCCTCTACTTTCAAAATCGCCAATGGTTTGATTGCGCTGGAATTGACGGTAGTGAATGATGCAGAAGACCAATATCTATGGGATAAGCAGCAACACTCTTTTAAAGCATGGAACCAAGATCATACTTTCGCTAGTGCATTTAAATTCTCAGTGGTGCCAATATTTCAACGGATTGCAGCTGATATAGGTAAGCAGCGCATGGCCAATATGTTGGTGAGCTTAGGTTATGGTAATGCAACGATGGGCGGAGAGCTAGATAGCTTTTGGCTAGAGGGTGGCCTGCGAATCAGTGCTATGGAGCAGATTCAATTCTTGCAGCGACTACATGCTGAAACATTGCCGTTAAGCCTACGCTCACAGCAGATAATGCAGCAGGTCATGTTAACTGAGTCAGCTGAAGATTATGCTATTTATGCCAAGACAGGCTTTGGTAATAAGGGTGAAGCGTATATTGGCTGGTGGGTAGGTTGGGTTGAGAAAGATGGCAGCACTGTCTTCTTTGCGCTAAATCTAGATCTTGCCAACATACAACAAGCTCATCTTAGGCAGAAGATAGTGAAACAGATCCTGCAAGTTGAGCAGGTTATTTAA
- a CDS encoding LysR family transcriptional regulator: MPDLNGMMLFAAVVRANGFSQAAREIGMPKSTISRKVAQLEEQLGVRLLQRDTRNLSLTQVGALFFQHCTSISDEIEAAKATIENTHNDVSGSLRVAIPVSFSQELIANLCSGFMRLYPNVELDVQFTDNDVGLVGEGYDIAIKYGPLQSSDLVARLLFERQPILVASPSYLKTHGTPANPQELATHSGILLGTSRSAPIWPLGKGARKTMVNFKRKVRVNSAVMVKQFVMDDFGIAMLSNSVCKNELASGSLVPILQEWPMEAFKVYGVYSSRRQLATNISVFLDFFHKRFTNQESLQSLMG; the protein is encoded by the coding sequence ATGCCAGATTTAAACGGTATGATGCTGTTTGCAGCGGTAGTTAGAGCTAATGGGTTCTCACAAGCCGCCCGCGAAATAGGCATGCCAAAATCAACCATAAGTCGTAAGGTTGCCCAGCTCGAAGAGCAGCTAGGGGTTCGGCTTTTGCAGCGAGATACCCGCAACCTGAGCTTAACTCAGGTTGGCGCGCTGTTTTTTCAGCATTGCACCAGTATAAGCGATGAAATAGAAGCTGCCAAAGCAACCATCGAAAACACTCACAATGATGTGTCGGGATCGTTGCGCGTTGCTATACCCGTTTCTTTCAGCCAAGAACTAATCGCTAACCTTTGCAGCGGTTTTATGCGCCTCTACCCTAACGTTGAACTCGACGTACAGTTTACTGATAACGATGTTGGATTAGTGGGTGAAGGCTACGATATCGCGATTAAATACGGCCCACTGCAATCAAGCGACTTAGTGGCAAGATTGCTCTTTGAACGGCAACCCATATTAGTGGCTAGTCCTAGCTACTTGAAGACTCACGGTACCCCCGCCAACCCGCAAGAGTTGGCCACCCACAGCGGTATATTGCTAGGCACATCACGCTCGGCTCCAATTTGGCCCCTAGGCAAAGGCGCTCGAAAAACCATGGTCAACTTTAAGCGTAAGGTCAGGGTGAACAGTGCGGTGATGGTCAAACAGTTTGTTATGGATGATTTTGGTATCGCCATGCTATCCAACTCGGTGTGTAAAAATGAGCTCGCCAGTGGCTCACTGGTGCCCATTTTACAAGAGTGGCCAATGGAAGCCTTTAAAGTGTATGGGGTTTACTCAAGCCGTCGTCAGCTAGCAACCAATATCAGCGTCTTCTTAGACTTTTTCCATAAACGCTTTACTAACCAAGAGTCACTGCAATCGTTGATGGGCTAG